GGATCGAAGCGATGCTCAGGGAACAGAACATCTCGTGCCGCCGCAAAGGAGGACGGAGTTTTTTCGATGCGAAAGAGGTGAAAGCCGCGCTCGATCTGGCGACACTGGTGGCGAATCCGAAAGATTTGATGGCTTTTATTCACATATTCGATTATGCCAGGGGAATCGGCAGCGCCACCTCCAGGGAGCTTTTCGAAGGGCTCGTGGCTCTGGGGGATGGGAATATGTTCGAGGGGATGTTCCGTCCCAAAGCGATGACCAACCCTTTCAAAGCGCGGGCGACAAACTACCAGCTGGGGCTTTTCGACCATCCCACACAGATCGGCTCGGTCTCTCGCTTCGCGCATATGGGGCTCGATGAAAATTTTCTGGCCCATCCGATTCTCAAACATCCGGCACTCAACAGCGACGGCGTCCGGTTCATTGACGATTTTTTCAGACTGATGGGATCGCTTCGGGCCAAAAAGCAGCCCCAGTCGATCGTGCGTGCCATTCTCTCCTCGCCTCTTTACGCTTTTGTCGCAGACCAGTTGGCCTCCCGGCGTGCTACGCTCAAAAACGGGGAGATCGATCCGGCGAAAAAAGAGGAGTCGATGGAGAGAATCCGACGCAAAGGGGTGCTGCTAATCCAGCTGGCTTCAGCCTACAATACCCTCGAAAAGTTCATCAATGCCATGGTGCTCGGAGGCAGGGAGCTGAGTGAAGGGGAGGGTGTCAATCTCCTGACAGTCCATGCGAGCAAAGGGCTTGAATTCGACGAGGTATATGTGATCGACCTGATGGACGGCCGGTTTCCCAACAGAAAACTCGCAAGCGGTGCCGGGGAGATCGAAGAGGAGAGGCGACTCTTCTACGTAGCCGTCACACGGGCTAGAGACATGCTTTACCTCTCTTACGCAAAACACGACAGTTTCAAAGATACCGATTTTTTCCCTTCCCAGTTTCTCTACGAAGCCGGTCTTTTGAAAAAAGACCGGACCTACGAGAGGCTCAAAGGGCTCAGTGGCCTTTGACGGCGCGAGCCATATCCCACATCGGCAGGAAGATACCCAGAGCGAGCAGAAGAACGAGCGCGGCGATGATAGCCAGCATGATCGGTTCGATGTAGGATGACATGTTGTCGAGAATGTGGTTGAAACGCATACGGTAGTAGTCGGTGACTTTGCGCATCATATTGTCGAGCTGGCCGCTGCTTTCACCGGCCGAAATCATCTGGATGATCATGTTTTCGAAGACACCGGTGTCCTTGAAGGCCTCGGTGAGGCTGATACCCCGGGAGACCGAGACCTTGACCGCTTCGAGCTTTTCACGCATGACCGCATTGTCGATCATACCCGTGGCCGTATCGAGCGCGTCGGCAATGGGAATACCGGCATGGACCAGTTCGGTGAAGACGATGGAGAAGCGGTTGAGAGTCGCAAAGAAGATGATATCTTTGATCAGATAGGTTTTAAGCATCAGTTTGTCGGCTTTGTACTTGAAGTTGTCGTTGTTCCTGTACAGGTAGAGAATGATCACGATGAAAGTGACAAGGCCGGCAAGCACGAGCAGTCCGTAATTGCTCATGACATATTCGATGCCCAGAAGAATTTTGGTCGGAAGCGGCAGTTCCGCATGGAATTTTTCGAAGATCGATTTGAATTTGGGCACGACGACCATGATCAGAATGGTAAAGGCGATCGCCATGGCGCCCAACGTGATCATCGGGTAGCGCATCGCCTTTTTGAATTTCGCGACGTTTTCTTGAATCTCTTCGAGAATGTCCGCCAGGCTCGAGAGGGCATCGGCCATATTACCCGTCTGTTCTCCCAGTTCGATCATCGCCAATGTGATGCCTCCCACATCGTATCGGTATCGCCTGAACGTTTCAGAAAGGCTCAGACCCGCGTTGATGTTTTCCGAAGCCTGCTGCAGGATCTCTTTGAGTTTGGCATCGTTGGTGGCGTTGGCGATTTCGTTGAGTGCGTCATGGATGGAGATGCCGGCATTGGTCATGACTGCCAGCTGGCGAATGGCTGCGATGAGATTTCTGGGTTGGACCTTTTTGTTGGCCACGGTGGATCTGAACTGGGAGATGAACTCCTTGATCGTGGCGTCAATGGGAGCGGAGATCTCTCTGACCCGAACCAGGGTGCCCTGATAATCCTTTTTCGTCTTTTTGATGGCATCGGCCCTGTTGAGAGCCTTGAGAATGATGTTGCGTCTCGTGCCCCGGACCAAAAGTGTAACTTGATAATATTTCATGATAACCTCGCAACTCGTAATACTTCTTCGATGGTCGTATGCCCTTCCAGGGCCTTTTTGACTCCATCCTCGATCATGGAGACGAATCCCTGCCTCAAAGCCTCTTCTGTCAGTTCCGCTTTTGAGGCTTCCCGTGCGATCATGCTTGTGAGTGTTTCATTGACGCGCAGAACCTCGCTGATCATTTCCCGTCCGCTGTATCCCGTTCCCTGGCACTCTTTGCAGCCTGTTCCT
This genomic interval from Hydrogenimonas urashimensis contains the following:
- a CDS encoding type II secretion system F family protein, whose translation is MKYYQVTLLVRGTRRNIILKALNRADAIKKTKKDYQGTLVRVREISAPIDATIKEFISQFRSTVANKKVQPRNLIAAIRQLAVMTNAGISIHDALNEIANATNDAKLKEILQQASENINAGLSLSETFRRYRYDVGGITLAMIELGEQTGNMADALSSLADILEEIQENVAKFKKAMRYPMITLGAMAIAFTILIMVVVPKFKSIFEKFHAELPLPTKILLGIEYVMSNYGLLVLAGLVTFIVIILYLYRNNDNFKYKADKLMLKTYLIKDIIFFATLNRFSIVFTELVHAGIPIADALDTATGMIDNAVMREKLEAVKVSVSRGISLTEAFKDTGVFENMIIQMISAGESSGQLDNMMRKVTDYYRMRFNHILDNMSSYIEPIMLAIIAALVLLLALGIFLPMWDMARAVKGH